One window of Nocardioides dongkuii genomic DNA carries:
- a CDS encoding NADPH:quinone oxidoreductase family protein: protein MRAAQVITPTGPRDVEVRDVPEPEAGAGQVLVEVHSVGISFPDLLLSKGEYQLKPEPPFTLGVDFAGVVLSGEGFAPGQRVCGVGGWGGAAEVVASPADFTFALPDATSYDEGAALPMNYLTADFALYERAGLREGETVLVHGAAGGVGTASIQVARGMGARVIAVVSTEEKARVAKDAGADEAVLLDGFKDAAMELTGGTGVDVVVDVVGGDAFTDSLRALAPQGRLLVVGFAAGQGIPQVKVNRLLLNNVDVRGVGWGAYAMARPGYMQEQWQRLVPMLESGVVAPPIGATYPLEEFGRALVDMEERRTLGKSVVRVRP from the coding sequence ATGCGAGCCGCCCAGGTCATCACGCCCACCGGTCCCCGCGACGTCGAGGTCCGCGACGTCCCCGAGCCGGAGGCCGGCGCCGGCCAGGTGCTGGTCGAGGTGCACAGCGTCGGCATCTCCTTCCCCGACCTGCTGCTGAGCAAGGGCGAGTACCAGCTCAAGCCCGAGCCGCCGTTCACCCTCGGCGTCGACTTCGCCGGCGTCGTGCTCTCCGGGGAGGGCTTCGCGCCCGGTCAGCGGGTCTGCGGCGTCGGCGGCTGGGGCGGTGCGGCCGAGGTGGTCGCGAGCCCGGCCGACTTCACCTTCGCGCTCCCCGACGCCACGTCGTACGACGAGGGCGCGGCGCTGCCGATGAACTACCTGACCGCCGACTTCGCCCTGTACGAGCGCGCCGGGCTGCGCGAGGGGGAGACCGTGCTGGTGCACGGCGCCGCCGGCGGCGTCGGCACCGCCTCCATCCAGGTCGCCCGGGGGATGGGCGCGCGCGTGATCGCGGTCGTCAGCACCGAGGAGAAGGCCCGGGTCGCCAAGGACGCGGGCGCCGACGAGGCCGTGCTGCTCGACGGGTTCAAGGACGCCGCGATGGAGCTCACCGGCGGGACGGGCGTGGACGTGGTGGTCGACGTCGTCGGCGGGGACGCGTTCACCGACTCGCTGCGCGCGCTGGCCCCGCAGGGCCGGCTGCTGGTGGTCGGCTTCGCCGCCGGGCAGGGCATCCCGCAGGTCAAGGTGAACCGGCTGCTGCTCAACAACGTCGACGTCCGCGGCGTCGGCTGGGGCGCCTACGCGATGGCGCGGCCGGGCTACATGCAGGAGCAGTGGCAGCGGCTGGTCCCGATGCTGGAGTCCGGCGTGGTCGCGCCCCCGATCGGCGCGACGTACCCGCTCGAGGAGTTCGGCCGCGCGCTGGTCGACATGGAGGAGCGGCGCACGCTCGGCAAGTCGGTCGTGCGGGTCCGCCCCTGA
- a CDS encoding M13 family metallopeptidase, translating into MTILDDAREGMDPDIRPQDDLFGHVNGRWLEQTEIPSDRSSWGPFVQLADVAESQVRDIIESLAAGVSTSSTTEGDSSDDARKIGDLFASFMDTEAIDRLGLRPVRPLIDAVDGLRDVRDLAAFLGEFERVGGHGLFGSYVDTDDRKSDRYLFHLVQGGLGLPDESYYRDEKFAEVREKYVAYLTRLLALAEHPDPAAAAATVLAIDTRLAAGHWERAETRDVQKTYNLMTLAELKELCPAFDWDAYVTNLGGDDQTVAESCVRQPSYLGHLSTVLEEVPLEDWKQWMLVHVLRSAAPYLTDDFVETNFDFYGRTLNGTPELRARWKRGVALVEGAIGEAVGKEYVARHFPPTSKALMDDLVDHLLEAYRESIAALDWMTEETKARAYEKLETFRPKIGYPEKFRDYSGLQVSAHDLLGNVAAASAFETDRQLAKIGSPVDRDEWFMLPQTVNAYYNPGTNEICFPAGILQKPFFSPDALPAENYGGIGAVIGHEIGHGFDDQGAQYDGDGNLNDWWTPEDKAAFEVRSKALIEQYDGFSPRSLPGEKVNGSLTVGENIGDLGGLTIAHRAFLISQGGDASVEDRRRLFMNWSYVWRTKRRPEQERQYLTIDPHSPPEFRANIARNLDEFHDVFGTAPGDGMWLDPEQRVRIW; encoded by the coding sequence GTGACGATCCTCGACGACGCCCGCGAGGGCATGGACCCCGACATCCGCCCGCAGGACGACCTGTTCGGCCACGTCAACGGCCGGTGGCTGGAGCAGACCGAGATCCCGAGCGACCGCTCCAGCTGGGGGCCGTTCGTCCAGCTGGCCGACGTCGCCGAGTCCCAGGTGCGCGACATCATCGAGTCTCTGGCGGCCGGGGTCTCGACAAGCTCGACCACCGAGGGCGACTCGAGCGACGACGCGCGCAAGATCGGCGACCTGTTCGCCTCGTTCATGGACACCGAGGCGATCGACCGCCTGGGGTTGCGGCCGGTGCGGCCGCTGATCGACGCGGTCGACGGGCTGCGCGACGTACGCGACCTGGCGGCGTTCCTCGGCGAGTTCGAGCGGGTCGGCGGGCACGGCCTGTTCGGGTCCTACGTCGACACCGACGACCGGAAGTCCGACCGCTACCTCTTCCACCTCGTCCAGGGCGGGCTCGGCCTGCCGGACGAGTCGTACTACCGCGACGAGAAGTTCGCCGAGGTCCGCGAGAAGTACGTCGCCTACCTGACCCGGCTGCTCGCGCTCGCCGAGCACCCCGACCCGGCCGCCGCGGCCGCGACGGTCCTCGCGATCGACACCCGGCTCGCCGCCGGCCACTGGGAGCGCGCGGAGACCCGCGACGTCCAGAAGACCTACAACCTGATGACGCTCGCGGAGCTCAAGGAGCTGTGCCCGGCGTTCGACTGGGACGCCTACGTCACCAACCTCGGCGGCGACGACCAGACCGTCGCGGAGTCCTGCGTCCGGCAGCCGTCGTACCTCGGCCACCTCTCGACGGTGCTCGAGGAGGTGCCGCTCGAGGACTGGAAGCAGTGGATGCTCGTCCACGTGCTGCGCTCGGCCGCGCCGTACCTCACCGACGACTTCGTCGAGACCAACTTCGACTTCTACGGCCGCACCCTCAACGGCACCCCCGAGCTGCGGGCCCGCTGGAAGCGCGGCGTGGCCCTGGTCGAGGGCGCGATCGGCGAGGCGGTCGGCAAGGAGTACGTCGCGCGGCACTTCCCGCCGACGTCCAAGGCGCTGATGGACGACCTCGTCGACCACCTGCTCGAGGCCTACCGTGAGTCGATCGCGGCGCTGGACTGGATGACCGAGGAGACCAAGGCGCGGGCCTACGAGAAGCTCGAGACCTTCCGGCCCAAGATCGGCTACCCCGAGAAGTTCCGCGACTACTCCGGCCTGCAGGTCAGCGCGCACGACCTGCTCGGCAACGTGGCGGCGGCGTCGGCGTTCGAGACCGACCGGCAGCTGGCCAAGATCGGCAGCCCGGTCGACCGCGACGAGTGGTTCATGCTCCCGCAGACCGTCAACGCCTACTACAACCCGGGCACCAACGAGATCTGCTTCCCGGCCGGGATCCTGCAGAAGCCGTTCTTCAGCCCCGACGCCCTGCCGGCGGAGAACTACGGCGGCATCGGCGCGGTCATCGGCCACGAGATCGGCCACGGCTTCGACGACCAGGGCGCGCAGTACGACGGCGACGGCAACCTCAACGACTGGTGGACGCCCGAGGACAAGGCGGCCTTCGAGGTGCGGTCCAAGGCGCTGATCGAGCAGTACGACGGGTTCTCGCCGCGCAGCCTCCCCGGCGAGAAGGTCAACGGGTCGCTGACCGTCGGCGAGAACATCGGCGACCTCGGCGGGCTGACCATCGCGCACCGCGCGTTCCTGATCTCGCAGGGCGGCGACGCCTCGGTCGAGGACCGGCGCCGGCTGTTCATGAACTGGAGCTACGTGTGGCGCACCAAGCGCCGCCCGGAGCAGGAGCGGCAGTACCTCACCATCGACCCGCACTCGCCGCCGGAGTTCCGCGCCAACATCGCGCGCAACCTCGACGAGTTCCACGACGTGTTCGGGACCGCCCCCGGCGACGGGATGTGGCTCGACCCCGAGCAGCGCGTGCGGATCTGGTGA